CGCGGAACGCGGCCCGCAGGCGCTCCCAGGCGGCCTCGCCGGTCGCGAGCAGCAGCACGCCCGAGGTGTCGACGTCGAGCCGGTGCACGACGCCGCTGCGCAGGCCGCCCTCGCCGACCCCGTGCAGCTCCGGGTGGCGCGCGGCGAGCGCGTTCAGGACGGTGCCGCCCTCGTCCTCGCGGAGCGGGTGCACCGGGCGGCCCGCGGGCTTGTCGACGGCGACCCAGCCGGGGCCCGACGCGAGCACCACGAGCGGGGCCTCCGGCTCGGGCCGCGCGCGCCGCTCGTCCGGCGCGGCGAAGCCCCCGACCTCGACGCGCGCGCCGGCCGCGACGGCGCGCGCCTTGTCGCGGTAGCCGAGCGGCTGCCCGCCGAGGCGCACCGCGCCGCGGGCGAGCAGCGCGCGCACCGCCGCGCGCCCCACCCCGAGGCGTGCCGCCAGCACGACGTCGAGGCGCGCGCCGGCCTCGCCCGCGGAGACCTCGAAGGACCGCTCGCCCACCACGCGCCGAGGGTAGCTTGCGCGCCCGACGTCGTTTGCGAGCCTCCCCCTCCGTGCCGGCCCCGAATCCCCCCGATCGCGTCCAGGTGATGGACACGACCCTGCGCGACGGCGAGCAGACGCCCGACGTCTCCTACACGCCGGTCGAGAAGCTCCAGCTCGCCCGCATGCTGCTCACCGAGGTGCGCGTCGACCGGATCGAGATCGCCCAGACGCGCGTCTCCGAGGGCGAGCGGCTGGCCGCGCGGCGCATCGCGGGCTGGGCGAAGCGCGAGGGCCTCGCCGAGCGCGTCGAGATCATGGGCTACTGCGACGGCGAGCTCTCGGTGCGCTGGATCAAGGGCGTGGGCGGCCGCGTCATGAACCTGCTCACCAAGGGCAGCGAGCGGCACTGCCGCGAGCAGCTCCGCCAGACCCCCGAGCAGCACCGCCAGAACGTGGCGGCGACGATCCGCCACGCCCACAAGGCGCGCGTCGCGGTGAACGTCTACCTCGAGGACTGGTCGAGCGGCGTGCGCGAGTCCTTCGACTACGTGTTCGCGATGGTGCAGGCGCTGCGCGCGC
The nucleotide sequence above comes from Deltaproteobacteria bacterium. Encoded proteins:
- a CDS encoding RluA family pseudouridine synthase, which codes for MVGERSFEVSAGEAGARLDVVLAARLGVGRAAVRALLARGAVRLGGQPLGYRDKARAVAAGARVEVGGFAAPDERRARPEPEAPLVVLASGPGWVAVDKPAGRPVHPLREDEGGTVLNALAARHPELHGVGEGGLRSGVVHRLDVDTSGVLLLATGEAAWERLRAAFREHRVEKRYRALVVGRLAGEGAVEVDLAVTRHRPARVAVVGEGEGPVPPGARRAGLRWRALASGAGVTLLEVWPRTGFLHQIRATLAWLGHPVCGDRSYGSPDDPSAAARQLLHAAGLRFEEVRAESPDPADLAGALAAAGLDDPPAA